From Brienomyrus brachyistius isolate T26 unplaced genomic scaffold, BBRACH_0.4 scaffold58, whole genome shotgun sequence, a single genomic window includes:
- the LOC125724886 gene encoding NACHT, LRR and PYD domains-containing protein 3-like isoform X11, protein MLLLSFSHLSVKQQLSRVVWKRGPSRNQLVWISTKMEKERGNRGAASEMSPPVGCNRKSPESVLMKRADSPVPSCVSMKSDASMHRPLHFREGPFPTDQRDQMEECSSDLHVKSSLSSILQSLEEKAMKFLKDELKTFVRHLDQNYPECPEPQPEEDNDLDCDGQMQKTSVREVALKITLYILRTMKQNDLADLLEKRQLMLQEIKGKLKTQFECVFEGKAKEGQPTLLSEIYTELYITEGGTGAVNDEHEVRQIETSSKKRRTEDTTVKCKDIFKPLCGRETPIRTVLTKGVAGIGKTVSVQKFILDWAEGKANQDVHFIFALPFRDLNLIKGEYSLIELLHHFVPELKSLPSTELFRYKVLFIFDGLDECRLPLDFQNNESWFDVTKKTSLDGLLTNLIKGNLLPSALLWITSRPAAANQIPPECVHQVTEIRGFSDAQKVEYFIKRFNDQSLASRIITHVKSSRSLFIMCHIPVFCWISATVLKRFFSEPDRGEIPRTLTEMYTHFLIFQTSLKNYKYMKNHETNLKECSKEFLLKLGKLAFDNLEKGNLIFYEQDLTENGIDVTETSVYSGVCTEVFKEEYGLYQEKVYCFMHLSIQEYLAALYVFLSNSSADLLKTAVDQALESKNGHLDLYLRFLLGLSTDSSKTLLQRLLGPTRISSHTIQETTQYIKEKIQENLSPERTINLFHCLTELGDNSLVEEVQRYLNSGTISADDLSPAQYSALAFVMLMSDEELDVFDLKKYIRSDKQQWRLLPVVKNSRTALLNSCDLIDKHCEVLSSALRSNSSPLRELDLSDNNLKDSGVKLLSAALGDLHCKLEILRVGRCELTEKCCEALASALRSNSSPLRELDLSDNDLQDSGVKLISAGLGDLHCKLEILRLSGCRVTEEGCSSLASALRSNPSHLRELDLSYNHAGDSGVKLLSAVLEDPSCKLEKLNVDHGGECRTRPGLQKYSCQLTLDPNTANRRLSLSGGNRKVTGGAERQPYPDHPERFDRWPQVLCRESLTGRCYWEAEWDGVAAWIGVTYKGIRRKGERDCVLGFNDKSWSLRCYTDSYSVRHNNKLTLIPIQPSGPRRVGVYLDWGAGALSFYRVSSDGLTLLHRFTSSFTESLYPGFYVINSSVSL, encoded by the exons agaccaaatggaagaatgcagttcagatctacatgtCAAATCAagtttatcatccatattgcag tcactagaggaaaaagccatgaagttcctaaaggacgagctgaagacgtttgtgaggcacctagatcagaattacccagaatgccctgaGCCTCAGccggaggaggacaatgacctggactgtgatggtcagatgcagaagaccagtgttagagaggtagctctgaagatcacactgtacatcctgaggaccatgaagcaaaatgatcttgctgacttgctggagaaga gacagctcatgctaCAGGAAATCAAAGGTAAACTTAAGAcgcaatttgagtgtgtatttgaagggaaagctaaggaaggacagccaacacttctcagtgagatttacacagaactctacataactgaaggtgggactggagcagtgaatgatgaacatgaagtgagacagattgaaacctcatccaagaaaaggcgaacagaagatactacagtcaagtgcaaagatatatttaaacccttatgtgggcgtgagacacctatcagaactgtactcactaaaggggtggcaggtatcgggaaaacagtctctgtgcagaaattcattctcgactgggcagaaggaaaagcaaaccaggatgttcacttcatatttgctcttcctttccgggacctgaatttgattaagggtgaatacagtctgattgagctgcttcaccactttgtcccagaactgaaatcacttccatccactgagctgtttaggtataaagtcttgttcatctttgatggcctggatgagtgtcgccttcctctggattttcagaataatgagagctggtttgatgtaacaaagaaaacatcactggatggactgttgactaacctcattaaggggaatctgctcccatccgctctcctctggataacctcccggccagcagcagccaatcagatacctcctgagtgtgtccaccaggtgacagagatacgagggttcagtgatgcccagaaggtggAGTATTTCATTAAGAGATttaatgatcagagcctggccagcaggattatcacacatgtgaaatcatcaaggagcctcttcatcatgtgccacatacctgtgttctgctggatttcagccactgtgcttaagaggttTTTTAGTGAgcctgacaggggagaaattccaaggactctgactgaaatgtacacacacttcctgatctttcagacaagtttaaaaaattacaagtatatgaaaaaccatgaaactAATCTTAAGGAAtgcagcaaggaattccttttaaaacttggtaaactggcttttgacaaccttgagaaaggcaatctcatattttatgagcaagatctgacagagaatggcattgatgtcactgaaacttcagtttactctggagtgtgcacagaagtctttaaagaggagtatgggttgtaccaggagaaggtgtactgctttatgcatctgagcatccaggagtatctcgctgctttatatgtgtttctgtcaaactcatcagctgacctgctgaagactgcagtggatcaggcattagagagcaagaatggacacttggacctctatctccgcttcctcctgggcctctcaacagactccagtaagactctgttacaaaggctactggggccgacaagaatcagctcacataccattcaggaaacaacccaatacatcaaggagaaaatacaggagaatttatctccagaaaggaccatcaacctgttccactgtctgactgaactgggtgacaattctctagtagaggaagtacaaagatacctgaattcagggacgatttcagcagatgacctctcacctgcacagtactcagctctggcctttgtgatgctgatgtcagatgaggagctggatgtctttgatctgaagaaatacatcagatcggATAAACAGCAatggaggctgctgcctgtggtcaagaactccaggacggctct gctgaacagctgtgatctcatagataaacactgtgaagtgctgtcttcagctctaagatcaaactcttcccccctgagagagctggacctgagtgacaataacctgaaggactcaggagtgaagctgctctctgctgcactgggggatttacactgtaaactggagatactgag ggtgggccggtgtgaactcacagagaaatgctgtgaggcactggcttcagctctcagatcaaactcctcacccctgagagagctggacctgagtgacaatgatctgcaggactcaggagtgaagctgatctctgctggactgggggacttacactgtaaactggagatactgag gctgtcaggctgtagagtcacagaagaaggctgttcttccctggcttcagctctgaggtcaaacccctcacacctgagagagctggacctgagctacaatcacgcaggagactcaggagtgaagctgctctctgctgtactggaggatcccagctgtaaactggagaagctgaa tgtggatcacggaggagagtgcaggaccagaccaggcttacagaaat actcctgccagctgacgctggaccccaacacagcaaacagacgcctgtctctgtcaggggggaacaggaaggtgacagggggggcagagcggcagccatatcctgatcatccagagagatttgaccgctggccccaagttctgtgcagagagagtctgactggccgctgttactgggaggctgagtgggatggagttgcagcctggataggagtgacttataaagggatcaggaggaaaggagagagGGACTGTGTgcttggattcaatgacaagtcatggagtctgcgctgttatactgacagttactctgtccggcacaataataaactgactctcatacccatacagccctcaggcccccgcagagtaggagtgtatctggactggggggctggtgctctgtccttctacagagtctcctctgatggactgaccctcctgcacagattcacctcctcattcactgagtccctctatccagggttttatgttataaactcctcagtgtcactgtga
- the LOC125724886 gene encoding NACHT, LRR and PYD domains-containing protein 3-like isoform X9 → MDCNWHHMSNITKYTKRKHKVVGCQTERGPSRNQLVWISTKMEKERGNRGAASEMSPPVGCNRKSPESVLMKRADSPVPSCVSMKSDASMHRPLHFREGPFPTDQRDQMEECSSDLHVKSSLSSILQSLEEKAMKFLKDELKTFVRHLDQNYPECPEPQPEEDNDLDCDGQMQKTSVREVALKITLYILRTMKQNDLADLLEKRQLMLQEIKGKLKTQFECVFEGKAKEGQPTLLSEIYTELYITEGGTGAVNDEHEVRQIETSSKKRRTEDTTVKCKDIFKPLCGRETPIRTVLTKGVAGIGKTVSVQKFILDWAEGKANQDVHFIFALPFRDLNLIKGEYSLIELLHHFVPELKSLPSTELFRYKVLFIFDGLDECRLPLDFQNNESWFDVTKKTSLDGLLTNLIKGNLLPSALLWITSRPAAANQIPPECVHQVTEIRGFSDAQKVEYFIKRFNDQSLASRIITHVKSSRSLFIMCHIPVFCWISATVLKRFFSEPDRGEIPRTLTEMYTHFLIFQTSLKNYKYMKNHETNLKECSKEFLLKLGKLAFDNLEKGNLIFYEQDLTENGIDVTETSVYSGVCTEVFKEEYGLYQEKVYCFMHLSIQEYLAALYVFLSNSSADLLKTAVDQALESKNGHLDLYLRFLLGLSTDSSKTLLQRLLGPTRISSHTIQETTQYIKEKIQENLSPERTINLFHCLTELGDNSLVEEVQRYLNSGTISADDLSPAQYSALAFVMLMSDEELDVFDLKKYIRSDKQQWRLLPVVKNSRTALLNSCDLIDKHCEVLSSALRSNSSPLRELDLSDNNLKDSGVKLLSAALGDLHCKLEILRVGRCELTEKCCEALASALRSNSSPLRELDLSDNDLQDSGVKLISAGLGDLHCKLEILRLSGCRVTEEGCSSLASALRSNPSHLRELDLSYNHAGDSGVKLLSAVLEDPSCKLEKLNVDHGGECRTRPGLQKYSCQLTLDPNTANRRLSLSGGNRKVTGGAERQPYPDHPERFDRWPQVLCRESLTGRCYWEAEWDGVAAWIGVTYKGIRRKGERDCVLGFNDKSWSLRCYTDSYSVRHNNKLTLIPIQPSGPRRVGVYLDWGAGALSFYRVSSDGLTLLHRFTSSFTESLYPGFYVINSSVSL, encoded by the exons agaccaaatggaagaatgcagttcagatctacatgtCAAATCAagtttatcatccatattgcag tcactagaggaaaaagccatgaagttcctaaaggacgagctgaagacgtttgtgaggcacctagatcagaattacccagaatgccctgaGCCTCAGccggaggaggacaatgacctggactgtgatggtcagatgcagaagaccagtgttagagaggtagctctgaagatcacactgtacatcctgaggaccatgaagcaaaatgatcttgctgacttgctggagaaga gacagctcatgctaCAGGAAATCAAAGGTAAACTTAAGAcgcaatttgagtgtgtatttgaagggaaagctaaggaaggacagccaacacttctcagtgagatttacacagaactctacataactgaaggtgggactggagcagtgaatgatgaacatgaagtgagacagattgaaacctcatccaagaaaaggcgaacagaagatactacagtcaagtgcaaagatatatttaaacccttatgtgggcgtgagacacctatcagaactgtactcactaaaggggtggcaggtatcgggaaaacagtctctgtgcagaaattcattctcgactgggcagaaggaaaagcaaaccaggatgttcacttcatatttgctcttcctttccgggacctgaatttgattaagggtgaatacagtctgattgagctgcttcaccactttgtcccagaactgaaatcacttccatccactgagctgtttaggtataaagtcttgttcatctttgatggcctggatgagtgtcgccttcctctggattttcagaataatgagagctggtttgatgtaacaaagaaaacatcactggatggactgttgactaacctcattaaggggaatctgctcccatccgctctcctctggataacctcccggccagcagcagccaatcagatacctcctgagtgtgtccaccaggtgacagagatacgagggttcagtgatgcccagaaggtggAGTATTTCATTAAGAGATttaatgatcagagcctggccagcaggattatcacacatgtgaaatcatcaaggagcctcttcatcatgtgccacatacctgtgttctgctggatttcagccactgtgcttaagaggttTTTTAGTGAgcctgacaggggagaaattccaaggactctgactgaaatgtacacacacttcctgatctttcagacaagtttaaaaaattacaagtatatgaaaaaccatgaaactAATCTTAAGGAAtgcagcaaggaattccttttaaaacttggtaaactggcttttgacaaccttgagaaaggcaatctcatattttatgagcaagatctgacagagaatggcattgatgtcactgaaacttcagtttactctggagtgtgcacagaagtctttaaagaggagtatgggttgtaccaggagaaggtgtactgctttatgcatctgagcatccaggagtatctcgctgctttatatgtgtttctgtcaaactcatcagctgacctgctgaagactgcagtggatcaggcattagagagcaagaatggacacttggacctctatctccgcttcctcctgggcctctcaacagactccagtaagactctgttacaaaggctactggggccgacaagaatcagctcacataccattcaggaaacaacccaatacatcaaggagaaaatacaggagaatttatctccagaaaggaccatcaacctgttccactgtctgactgaactgggtgacaattctctagtagaggaagtacaaagatacctgaattcagggacgatttcagcagatgacctctcacctgcacagtactcagctctggcctttgtgatgctgatgtcagatgaggagctggatgtctttgatctgaagaaatacatcagatcggATAAACAGCAatggaggctgctgcctgtggtcaagaactccaggacggctct gctgaacagctgtgatctcatagataaacactgtgaagtgctgtcttcagctctaagatcaaactcttcccccctgagagagctggacctgagtgacaataacctgaaggactcaggagtgaagctgctctctgctgcactgggggatttacactgtaaactggagatactgag ggtgggccggtgtgaactcacagagaaatgctgtgaggcactggcttcagctctcagatcaaactcctcacccctgagagagctggacctgagtgacaatgatctgcaggactcaggagtgaagctgatctctgctggactgggggacttacactgtaaactggagatactgag gctgtcaggctgtagagtcacagaagaaggctgttcttccctggcttcagctctgaggtcaaacccctcacacctgagagagctggacctgagctacaatcacgcaggagactcaggagtgaagctgctctctgctgtactggaggatcccagctgtaaactggagaagctgaa tgtggatcacggaggagagtgcaggaccagaccaggcttacagaaat actcctgccagctgacgctggaccccaacacagcaaacagacgcctgtctctgtcaggggggaacaggaaggtgacagggggggcagagcggcagccatatcctgatcatccagagagatttgaccgctggccccaagttctgtgcagagagagtctgactggccgctgttactgggaggctgagtgggatggagttgcagcctggataggagtgacttataaagggatcaggaggaaaggagagagGGACTGTGTgcttggattcaatgacaagtcatggagtctgcgctgttatactgacagttactctgtccggcacaataataaactgactctcatacccatacagccctcaggcccccgcagagtaggagtgtatctggactggggggctggtgctctgtccttctacagagtctcctctgatggactgaccctcctgcacagattcacctcctcattcactgagtccctctatccagggttttatgttataaactcctcagtgtcactgtga
- the LOC125724886 gene encoding NACHT, LRR and PYD domains-containing protein 3-like isoform X10, with protein sequence MLLLSFSHLSVKQQLSRVVWKRGPSRNQLVWISIEMDKERGNRGAASEMRPPVGCNRKSPESVLMKRADSPVPSCVSMKSDASMHRPLHFREGPFPTDQRDQMEECSSDLHVKSSLSSILQSLEEKAMKFLKDELKTFVRHLDQNYPECPEPQPEEDNDLDCDGQMQKTSVREVALKITLYILRTMKQNDLADLLEKRQLMLQEIKGKLKTQFECVFEGKAKEGQPTLLSEIYTELYITEGGTGAVNDEHEVRQIETSSKKRRTEDTTVKCKDIFKPLCGRETPIRTVLTKGVAGIGKTVSVQKFILDWAEGKANQDVHFIFALPFRDLNLIKGEYSLIELLHHFVPELKSLPSTELFRYKVLFIFDGLDECRLPLDFQNNESWFDVTKKTSLDGLLTNLIKGNLLPSALLWITSRPAAANQIPPECVHQVTEIRGFSDAQKVEYFIKRFNDQSLASRIITHVKSSRSLFIMCHIPVFCWISATVLKRFFSEPDRGEIPRTLTEMYTHFLIFQTSLKNYKYMKNHETNLKECSKEFLLKLGKLAFDNLEKGNLIFYEQDLTENGIDVTETSVYSGVCTEVFKEEYGLYQEKVYCFMHLSIQEYLAALYVFLSNSSADLLKTAVDQALESKNGHLDLYLRFLLGLSTDSSKTLLQRLLGPTRISSHTIQETTQYIKEKIQENLSPERTINLFHCLTELGDNSLVEEVQRYLNSGTISADDLSPAQYSALAFVMLMSDEELDVFDLKKYIRSDKQQWRLLPVVKNSRTALLNSCDLIDKHCEVLSSALRSNSSPLRELDLSDNNLKDSGVKLLSAALGDLHCKLEILRVGRCELTEKCCEALASALRSNSSPLRELDLSDNDLQDSGVKLISAGLGDLHCKLEILRLSGCRVTEEGCSSLASALRSNPSHLRELDLSYNHAGDSGVKLLSAVLEDPSCKLEKLNVDHGGECRTRPGLQKYSCQLTLDPNTANRRLSLSGGNRKVTGGAERQPYPDHPERFDRWPQVLCRESLTGRCYWEAEWDGVAAWIGVTYKGIRRKGERDCVLGFNDKSWSLRCYTDSYSVRHNNKLTLIPIQPSGPRRVGVYLDWGAGALSFYRVSSDGLTLLHRFTSSFTESLYPGFYVINSSVSL encoded by the exons agaccaaatggaagaatgcagttcagatctacatgtCAAATCAagtttatcatccatattgcag tcactagaggaaaaagccatgaagttcctaaaggacgagctgaagacgtttgtgaggcacctagatcagaattacccagaatgccctgaGCCTCAGccggaggaggacaatgacctggactgtgatggtcagatgcagaagaccagtgttagagaggtagctctgaagatcacactgtacatcctgaggaccatgaagcaaaatgatcttgctgacttgctggagaaga gacagctcatgctaCAGGAAATCAAAGGTAAACTTAAGAcgcaatttgagtgtgtatttgaagggaaagctaaggaaggacagccaacacttctcagtgagatttacacagaactctacataactgaaggtgggactggagcagtgaatgatgaacatgaagtgagacagattgaaacctcatccaagaaaaggcgaacagaagatactacagtcaagtgcaaagatatatttaaacccttatgtgggcgtgagacacctatcagaactgtactcactaaaggggtggcaggtatcgggaaaacagtctctgtgcagaaattcattctcgactgggcagaaggaaaagcaaaccaggatgttcacttcatatttgctcttcctttccgggacctgaatttgattaagggtgaatacagtctgattgagctgcttcaccactttgtcccagaactgaaatcacttccatccactgagctgtttaggtataaagtcttgttcatctttgatggcctggatgagtgtcgccttcctctggattttcagaataatgagagctggtttgatgtaacaaagaaaacatcactggatggactgttgactaacctcattaaggggaatctgctcccatccgctctcctctggataacctcccggccagcagcagccaatcagatacctcctgagtgtgtccaccaggtgacagagatacgagggttcagtgatgcccagaaggtggAGTATTTCATTAAGAGATttaatgatcagagcctggccagcaggattatcacacatgtgaaatcatcaaggagcctcttcatcatgtgccacatacctgtgttctgctggatttcagccactgtgcttaagaggttTTTTAGTGAgcctgacaggggagaaattccaaggactctgactgaaatgtacacacacttcctgatctttcagacaagtttaaaaaattacaagtatatgaaaaaccatgaaactAATCTTAAGGAAtgcagcaaggaattccttttaaaacttggtaaactggcttttgacaaccttgagaaaggcaatctcatattttatgagcaagatctgacagagaatggcattgatgtcactgaaacttcagtttactctggagtgtgcacagaagtctttaaagaggagtatgggttgtaccaggagaaggtgtactgctttatgcatctgagcatccaggagtatctcgctgctttatatgtgtttctgtcaaactcatcagctgacctgctgaagactgcagtggatcaggcattagagagcaagaatggacacttggacctctatctccgcttcctcctgggcctctcaacagactccagtaagactctgttacaaaggctactggggccgacaagaatcagctcacataccattcaggaaacaacccaatacatcaaggagaaaatacaggagaatttatctccagaaaggaccatcaacctgttccactgtctgactgaactgggtgacaattctctagtagaggaagtacaaagatacctgaattcagggacgatttcagcagatgacctctcacctgcacagtactcagctctggcctttgtgatgctgatgtcagatgaggagctggatgtctttgatctgaagaaatacatcagatcggATAAACAGCAatggaggctgctgcctgtggtcaagaactccaggacggctct gctgaacagctgtgatctcatagataaacactgtgaagtgctgtcttcagctctaagatcaaactcttcccccctgagagagctggacctgagtgacaataacctgaaggactcaggagtgaagctgctctctgctgcactgggggatttacactgtaaactggagatactgag ggtgggccggtgtgaactcacagagaaatgctgtgaggcactggcttcagctctcagatcaaactcctcacccctgagagagctggacctgagtgacaatgatctgcaggactcaggagtgaagctgatctctgctggactgggggacttacactgtaaactggagatactgag gctgtcaggctgtagagtcacagaagaaggctgttcttccctggcttcagctctgaggtcaaacccctcacacctgagagagctggacctgagctacaatcacgcaggagactcaggagtgaagctgctctctgctgtactggaggatcccagctgtaaactggagaagctgaa tgtggatcacggaggagagtgcaggaccagaccaggcttacagaaat actcctgccagctgacgctggaccccaacacagcaaacagacgcctgtctctgtcaggggggaacaggaaggtgacagggggggcagagcggcagccatatcctgatcatccagagagatttgaccgctggccccaagttctgtgcagagagagtctgactggccgctgttactgggaggctgagtgggatggagttgcagcctggataggagtgacttataaagggatcaggaggaaaggagagagGGACTGTGTgcttggattcaatgacaagtcatggagtctgcgctgttatactgacagttactctgtccggcacaataataaactgactctcatacccatacagccctcaggcccccgcagagtaggagtgtatctggactggggggctggtgctctgtccttctacagagtctcctctgatggactgaccctcctgcacagattcacctcctcattcactgagtccctctatccagggttttatgttataaactcctcagtgtcactgtga